In Gadus macrocephalus chromosome 4, ASM3116895v1, the following proteins share a genomic window:
- the LOC132456026 gene encoding sushi domain-containing protein 2-like, with protein sequence MGPHAGHALTFILLLSCVVTALGQTCEGRCGERLESCSCHPTCVSLKTCCGDYKVYCVETQPYSGSSFGGTDFTILHATFNPTSQIVCRFNNAVDTVGYVDEHRRAHCISPLLYQTGWVPLHISADNGTTFTQTGAWLLVHTGKLDAGFKAVLENATQWQYYGTPNVGGPLKMEWNSSLVKAETVNIELWGYSETGEPYSEAWQGKWEYLYSLATRQPNSGAFSFVPQPAQHGFSAWELGSVRISPSTYSDGMWNVHALWTEDHALAWHLGQEFRQNSAAWALEKCLAWDALEGRLPNFLEETIDCPCTLAQARADTGRFHTDYGCDLEKGSVCTYHPGSVHCVRAINASPKYGAGQQCCYDHSGAQVLTADSIGGSTPDRAHDWGSPPYRRPPRIPGVSHWVYDVLSFYYCCLWSDHCQYYFKHRPSSDCRSYRSPRSGAVFGDPHFITFDGVTYSFNGKGEYSLVVSESRGLVIQGRTAPVSLPDETTANATKVSAVAMREASSDVIEVRLGGVGDRLEVLQNQRALSFTEQSWMDLTGVFVFSPNPNNVTVMFPSGAGVELRLIEGTVTTTVLLPEDFHGATLGMLGKMNGDPSDDLTTPDGQTVSIQSTPQELFEFGSHWAIANESSLLTYDSDYLLDTYFYAPRHDPSFIPAFSIPDNEHDPLKEQASKICSGDGDAYCRYDVLVGRSPALGNATKISYLSHLALVDDLKPVVSCGHLSPPANGKKLGTRYLVGATVNLSCDEGYGMRGSAQRTCQENGLWSGETTTCVVPDNITGIVVGSVIGGIALILIVTTLILKYRGKSTADLDMVVSEGF encoded by the exons ATGGGCCCACATGCCGGCCACGCACTGACTTTTATTCTCCTGTTGTCATGCGTTGTCACAGCGCTGG GCCAGACCTGTGAAGGCCGGTGTGGAGAAAGGTTGGAGTCCTGCTCTTGCCATCcaacgtgtgtgtctctgaagaCATGCTGTGGAGACTATAAAGTGTACTGTGTGGAAACCCAGCCTTATTCAGGATCCAGTTTTGGTGGGACAGATTTCACTATCCTGCATGCAACTTTCAATCCAACTTCACAGATTGTATGCCG GTTCAACAATGCCGTCGACACGGTTGGATATGTGGACGAACACAGACGTGCTCACTGCATTTCGCCCTTATTGTACCAAACTGGATGGGTTCCCTTGCATATCTCTGCCGATAACGGCACAACCTTTACACAAACTGGGGCCTGGCTGTTAg TACATACCGGCAAGTTGGATGCTGGCTTCAAAGCCGTGTTGGAAAATGCAACCCAGTGGCAGTACTACGGGACCCCAAATGTAGGAGGCCCCCTGAAGATGGAATGGAACTCATCTCTGGTCAAAGCAGAAACGGTCAACATAGAGCTATGGGGCTACAGCGAGACAG GTGAGCCGTACTCTGAGGCTTGGCAGGGGAAGTGGGAGTACCTGTACTCCCTGGCCACGCGTCAGCCCAACAGCGGCGCGTTTAGTTTTGTGCCTCAGCCGGCACAGCATGGTTTCTCTGCCTGGGAGCTGGGCAGCGTACGCATCAGTCCCAGCACCTACTCGGACGGCATGTG GAACGTGCACGCCTTGTGGACCGAGGACCACGCTCTGGCGTGGCACCTGGGTCAGGAGTTCAGGCAGAACTCAGCCGCCTGGGCCCTGGAGAAGTGTCTGGCGTGGGATGCACTGGAGGGCCGGCTGCCTAACTTCCTGGAGGAGACCATCGACTGCCCCTGCACCCTGGCGCAAGCCAGGGCCGACACGGGCCGCTTTCAT ACCGACTATGGCTGTGATTTGGAAAAAGGAAGTGTGTGCACTTACCATCCAGGAAGTGTCCACTGTGTCAGGGCTATAAATGCGAG TCCAAAGTACGGAGCAGGCCAGCAGTGCTGCTACGACCACTCTGGGGCCCAGGTCCTGACGGCCGACTCCATCGGGGGGAGCACCCCGGACAGGGCCCACGACTGGGGCTCGCCCCCCTACCGGAGGCCTCCCCGCATCCCGGGCGTGTCCCACTGGGTCTACGACGTCCTGAGCTTCTACTACTGCTGCCTGTGGTCGGACCACTGCCAGTACTACTTCAAACACCGGCCCTCCAGTGACTGCAGGTCCTACCGGTCGCCCCGATCAG GCGCTGTGTTCGGAGACCCCCACTTCATAACGTTCGACGGGGTGACCTACTCCTTCAACGGCAAGGGGGAGTATTCCCTGGTGGTCTCGGAGAGCAGGGGGCTGGTGATCCAGGGTAGGACTGCACCCGTCTCGCTCCCGGACG AAACTACTGCGAACGCGACAAAGGTGTCAGCCGTGGCCATGAGGGAGGCCTCCTCCGATGTGATCGAGGTGCGCCTGGGGGGGGTCGGGGACCGGCTGGAGGTCCTGCAGAACCAGAGGGCCCTGTCCTTCACCGAGCAGAGTTGGATGGACCTGACTG gagtgtttgtgttttctccgAACCCCAACAACGTGACGGTGATGTTCCCGTCCGGAGCTGGGGTGGAGCTACGCCTCATAGAGGGAACCGTGACAACCACGGTGCTCCTGCCAGAGGACTTCCACGGCGCCACGCTGGGCATGTTGGGAAAAATGAACGGCGACCCCTCCGACGATCTGACCACCCCCGACGGCCAGACCGTGTCCATCCAGAGCACTCCCCAAGAGTTGTTTGAATTTGGAAGCCACT GGGCTATTGCCAACGAGTCTTCGTTGTTGACCTACGATTCCGACTACCTTTTGGACACATACTTCTACGCTCCCCGGCATGACCCTAGTTTTATTCCTGCGTTTTCCATCCCCGATAATGAACATGATCCGCTGAAGGAACAGGCCTCCAAGATATGCTCCGGAGATGGTGATGCATATTGCAG GTATGATGTGCTGGTGGGCCGCAGTCCAGCTCTTGGGAACGCCACTAAGATATCCTACCTGAGTCACCTGGCCCTTGTGGACGACCTGAAGCCAG TGGTTTCCTGTGGCCATCTGTCCCCGCCAGCCAACGGGAAGAAGTTAGGGACCCGCTACCTGGTGGGAGCCACGGTGAACCTGTCATGTGACGAGGGCTACGGTATGAGGGGCTCCGCACAGCGAACCTGCCAGGAGAACGGACTCTGGTCGGGGGAAACCACTACCTGCGTGGTTCCAG ATAACATCACTGGAATTGTGGTTGGATCAGTCATAGGAGGAATTGCACTGATCCTAATAGTGACAACACTCATACTGAAATACAGAGGAAAAAG TACGGCAGATCTGGACATGGTTGTGAGTGAGGGCTTCTAA
- the LOC132456027 gene encoding heat shock protein beta-1-like isoform X2, whose protein sequence is MGEPQNKVLSRPIFRRDLGWEPFPNWTQPHRIFNQDFGLPPLLEPNDLTWIDWAKRRLSTFSWPGYTQSPMLAPFNGQPPLQRQLSGGVSEIQSGQECWRISLDVNHFSPEEIAITTKMGYLEENMKKDRISMDPFQGISPGNISYHWGWICNTSVPFSLETECCLWRLRCPG, encoded by the exons ATGGGGGAGCCACAGAACAAGGTGTTATCCCGTCCCATATTTCGCCGTGATTTGGGCTGGGAGCCTTTCCCAAACTGGACGCAGCCACACCGCATCTTCAATCAGGACTTTGGCCTGCCGCCGCTGCTCGAGCCCAACGACCTGACATGGATCGACTGGGCCAAGAGGAGGCTCTCCACTTTCTCCTGGCCCGGGTACACGCAGTCCCCCATGCTGGCCCCGTTCAACGGCCAGCCTCCACTGCAGAGACAGCTGTCAGGGGGGGTGTCTGAGATCCAGTCAGGTCAGGAATGCTGGAGGATCAgcctggatgtcaatcatttctCTCCTGAGGAGATCGCCATCACAACCAAGATGGGATACTTAGAG GAAAACATGAAGAAAGACAGGATCAGCATGGATCCGTTTCAAGGAATTTCACCCGGAAATATAA GCTACCACTGGGGGTGGATTTGCAACACATCAGTTCCCTTCTCTCTGGAGACGGAGTGCTGTCTGTGGAGGCTCCGGTGCCCGGGATAG
- the LOC132456027 gene encoding heat shock protein beta-1-like isoform X1, whose protein sequence is MGEPQNKVLSRPIFRRDLGWEPFPNWTQPHRIFNQDFGLPPLLEPNDLTWIDWAKRRLSTFSWPGYTQSPMLAPFNGQPPLQRQLSGGVSEIQSGQECWRISLDVNHFSPEEIAITTKMGYLEVSGKHEERQDQHGSVSRNFTRKYKLPLGVDLQHISSLLSGDGVLSVEAPVPGIATSHPTTEIVIPIQTSESCSQNM, encoded by the exons ATGGGGGAGCCACAGAACAAGGTGTTATCCCGTCCCATATTTCGCCGTGATTTGGGCTGGGAGCCTTTCCCAAACTGGACGCAGCCACACCGCATCTTCAATCAGGACTTTGGCCTGCCGCCGCTGCTCGAGCCCAACGACCTGACATGGATCGACTGGGCCAAGAGGAGGCTCTCCACTTTCTCCTGGCCCGGGTACACGCAGTCCCCCATGCTGGCCCCGTTCAACGGCCAGCCTCCACTGCAGAGACAGCTGTCAGGGGGGGTGTCTGAGATCCAGTCAGGTCAGGAATGCTGGAGGATCAgcctggatgtcaatcatttctCTCCTGAGGAGATCGCCATCACAACCAAGATGGGATACTTAGAGGTATCAG GAAAACATGAAGAAAGACAGGATCAGCATGGATCCGTTTCAAGGAATTTCACCCGGAAATATAA GCTACCACTGGGGGTGGATTTGCAACACATCAGTTCCCTTCTCTCTGGAGACGGAGTGCTGTCTGTGGAGGCTCCGGTGCCCGGGATAGCGACCAGTCACCCAACCACGGAGATAGTCATTCCCATACAGACCAGTGAAAGTTGTAGCCAGAATATGTAG